aaatcaaaatatgttactcattattttatttattttattcaaaaaatgttcttatTTCAGGaaattgtttatattttttaaaaatctacatgTCATGACTTTTCAATCTGTGAATTTTCTCATAGTCAGGTTGTGAAAGTTCTCACTGTTACTGTTGAACttgcgtatttttttcctcacaaGTCATTGAGAAGACATGAAatgtggatttttaaaaaattcgaacaatttctggaaagttgaaagttgaactttcaaactttggaaattgaattaaaatcaaaaatgtaatttcaaattctgaaaaaattgtgtagcAGGAAATGTTTAAGTAAGTTTGAATTAAGTAATATGGTGTAGTTTCGAAGTATACCTAGccaggaattttcaagaaaatgagaacattttttgattataCATAGGTAATTAATAAAATCGGTAATAATTAAGTAACTAATATTTAATTTCATCTACCTAACTATATTATTAAATTAGGAATCTTTACCTATTGATTCATCAAATCAAtacaatttatttcatttaattaaattgatttgaatccatttaatttaatttcttgaatttaCAGGAAAATCACCTACCCActatgaacaaaaaataataggtaattacgaaaaattgaaaataaaaaaacgaagaataaaaaataaaaaaaactctcacgtATTGAGCGtaagaagaccgacttttcgtaaaataaaaatcttttactaacgaattgatccactttttttgaaacattcattcgcgaacgaattgattcgtataagtgactcgttcgcgaacgaatcgattcgtacaagtgactcgttcgcgaacgaatcgattcgtaaaagtgactcgttcgcgaaaagtggctcgttcgcgaacgaatcgatacatataagtgattcgttcgcgaacgaactgattcatttactcaatttttggtgaatcattcacgaacgaattgaattatttttattttttctgaatcattcgcgaacgaaatggtatttgtttgtgaatcattcgcgaacgaattgattcgtattagatTAGTGACTCATtggcgaacaaatcgattcataaattaaagaattgattgattcgttggcgaatggttctttcaaaaaagtagcCTGCGGGGCTTCACAAACTTGGAGACGAGAATATAACTTGAGGAATCATGggcaattttttcttgaaaaatggagGAGagggtgttttgaaaattcttttgaaagtttcatgaatgttttttttgttgttttctgaatatttttgaagcCAACACTGCTTAGTACTTAGACCTGGgcattgttgtttttttaaatattttttttataaattgtgaaatttctagtaagtacctatactttttttttttgcatatgaaaattttgtcaactttgggGTGCTCTTGGCACAAGATGGTTTCAGTCAcgatattataaaattttaagggattttttccataaaaagcaacaattttacGAGGATGGCaggagaaaaattacaaaaacaactTCCACCAGTATTCGCAGGTATAATTAGTTAACTAAAGACatcgaaaaatttgagtacaaaaCCTCAATCAAAAAATCCAAGCCGAAGACTCGCTCATCTATTTTTCCTGCAACTTAAtgccttttctttttcaataaaaatgataaaaatgaaagaaaaagatATATCCTACGTGACAAAATCTGAACATGACGAGAAGGTCGCCTAAAATACATTCGTTTATAATAAAATACGCCATAAAATTCTACGAATAACGTTAAAGtcgatcgaaaaaattaccCCTGCCTGCTTCTGCTTTGGTAAATATGCTCGATGAACTGTAGCCAAAAAATTACACACTCGCTAGAATTTGTACTCGTCCCAAACTAAACGTTTCGATAAACGATTTTTGGTGCATTTTACTCGCTACCTATCTACTTACTTGTACCGCATGCACATCGATACTGTACCTACCCAAGGAGGCAGTTCCTACCTTTCGAGACTCTACAATCTccttttaaatgaattttttccaccattttcaatttttacttacgagtaatttacctaaaCGCAAATGAATTGTAAAAATGCTCATATGTAATATCGGCGAACGGTGGCCTGGACCGGATCCAATTTATTGGCGCTAATTTAAGAACTGCCGCTAGACAAGCTggcgtttttcaaaatatcgcgTAGTTTATTAACCTTTCCGAATTTTGGCAATTATTCATACGTATAGTATAACGCATATAAAGTAAGTATTTTCTGTCATAATTTGGTAATCGAGTTTGTAAAAACgtctattttctcaaaataacgAGTTCTTTTCATCAAAGCAACGGCGCGGCGTGCGATGCGTCTTTTGTGCCGAATTCAACGAGCCACCGGTAGCTTCGAAGAATTAGGAAATGCCGTAAGAGTGAAATTGCCAACAAAATTTCCcctctacccccccccctccacacgATCGTACAGACTCGCGTGCTGGTGAATTGGCGCAGCACGTGCGTAGTACATAATGAGACTTGCAGAGATGATCTGTGGAATATTTTGAGGTTTCGATCGATTCTTCAGAGATCAGAGGGGGCAGGGGTCACAAAACTAGGTACATTTGGGAATATGGGTCATCGTACCTGCTTAAGGTGTGATAATCTCCAGTTCTCGAGCACGAGGTAGTAACTAGGGAacgttaattttaatttcgtgTAATTTGTATAGCAAGTAGGAATTCGTGTGACTGCAGAGTGTCGTACGTTAAAACTTAGAATTACATTTTAACGTGAAAAAGTTCACAgctttacgagtaaaaaataccTTTATAACCTCCTGGGAGTAGACAATGCAAAACGAGTACAAactgttgtgaatttttttttaaattaaaaaaaatacaaacgtaTTAAAGGAAGAATTTCTTacctatttttagaaaactgaTCAAGAATCCCAACGATGAGAATGACGATGAAGCTGCTGCGAATGAATTACAAAGATTGCACACCGCGTACGAGTACGCATCGAATGACACGAAAAATTgcactcgaataattttcaaacatcgaTGACACTTTCACTGGTCGTAAAAACGTTGGCGAATCATTACAATGGAAgggaaaattgagcaaaatgaacaaaacaaaaacatcgGTAATGATGCGAAACGAGAAAATTCTCTCGATGTGTGTgagatatactcgtatgttaagagctaaaaaaatttcaacgaaagcGCATTTCAAATCGTCGTCTTCGTGGTGTACTCGTACTAAGAAGCTGTCATTATTTTCGAATGTAGCAGCTTTAGTCTCCTCCCGGATCTGTTCGAAGGCTCTTCGTCTATCGAATTTTCTCCGTATTTTGCGATGTTTACGTTCTAAATATAATACACACGCCGATGCCACAGAGAATCCCAAAGTTGTACGTGAAATTTCCTCATAGTCGTTTATGagtatttttccattattttaaaCTATCCGCTGTCACGATCGTCGTTGATTAATGGCAGAGGATAAATCTTTCTACAAGATCCTATATCGCCTATAGGTATTACTGTAGGCTTATAGGCCTGTGTTATTTGCTTTTTAGTGTAGTTCTAATTTTGATCTATCTATAGGCACTTATGTATTTAGTCGATTACTTACTTATTAGTAGTGTTTTCGATCTAAGTATTGGGTTGTGTATGCaagtttaaattaaaaaaaaaaaaaaagacgaccAAGTGTCTTacctaccactttgaaaagttaTTAAGTTCAGATTAATTGCCtactttttcagcaatttttttaaatttttttttattacttttcttCACGATAATTTAATTAGCGAGCTTTGAAAATGAAGGCTCATTAGAGGTAAGTACACTAGTTTACATGATATTCGAGctagaaaattatttatagaGCATCGATGTAGCATTTGATTAAAGGAAATACATTATACATATATTggcacgacaaaaaaaaatgattcgaacgACAGGGAATTCGATTGACAAAATAGGGTATTTCAACGACAATTGTTAACGACAGTTCAGTATTTCACTTCAGGTAGGTATAATACGAACAAGAATTCGATTTCATAGAACGACAAAAAatctatccaaaaaaaaatggtcttcaattcgctaaaaaataaaaacttatagAAAGTTGtaagtactgtttttttttttttttttttttttgctaaaattgtgaacaagttttaattttttggtcaaaaccaccaaaaagatCTTGCTCAtcgaaactatcaaaaaatatcgttttttgccaaaataacaatcaaaaaatcttacttttcgtTAAAACTGCCCAAAAGTGCGTTCAAAAACTCTccggtgaaatttttgatccttCAAATTACTCCCATCTTCTCCTGTTGtccaaaaaaggaaaagaagCACTACTTGTGCAGTAgatgaactggttttttttACGTGctatttatcaatattttagTAATGtgtaattcgtattttttatgtCGTCCATTCGGCGTAAAATTATAGGACTTTACAGGCAGTTATTGCgccttgaattttcaaattaaaataccaAATTGTCAAAAGAGTTCAATCGAGTCATTTATTgcttatttgaaataaaataacaagtttcagaaaaaaaacgcgACTTATCTAACTTgtcgacaaaaaatttcatgaaaataatatacctaGTTCTTTAAAGTGCCAAACGCCAAGGCCAAACGATCGAGTAATAAATCAAATTAATACGGAAATGAAttacttaatttaaaataaattgaaatgttcaaaataaattgattgataatGAATtaaattggaatttaaaaaaataaaataattaaataaaataaaattttattatgctGAGGCTGATAAAGTTACGTTCAGGGCtgtaaaaaaacacgttaaaaaaaacaaaaacaaattttttttggtttgaaacttctttaatgtttaaaaagtttttttttcttgtttaaaaccTACTTATGTgtttgatttgaacaaaaaaaaaaaaaagtttattgttTAAAACACCAACACGTGTTTTAAATAattgtttgaaacatttttgctttaaacatgtacaaccctgAACTCTGGAGAATCACTGGAGGGAGTGGCCACGTGATAGCCACGTGGTGGCCACCGTTTTAGTGTGTGTGTGactgtgtgtgttttttttgttcttcggaattgtttttattttgtttttaattaaaaatcgtgttaATTTCGTTTAAATCGATGCTTATTGCTTACAGAAACAGATAAaaacaagtacatatgtattaattTGTATAACGTATCCGAAATCATTCTTCGAATTGATTATtgttacctacttacctattttaatatATCAACTTCCTACATATACAACTTTAGTGGGAAAATGTTTTCCGACGATGGAACCCCAGATGATCTCGCCGGTAAATATCTAAGTATATTTTTGCAGTTAATGAATTTCGTAATCACGATGAATCTCGTCCTTTCGTATATTGAACctcattttgaatcattttctaAATCGTTCCATTACTTCAGCATATCTCTTATGTTTgattaataggtacatacttatccATTGTCACGATGCTTTTGCAGAACAGAGCcgttaatttgcaattttatgGAGTAAATTTCGTAATAATTTATCCTATAACTGAGTTACTTAATACATTCCCTAATTTTGTTTCACAGACGTTCCAGATGAATCCAATAGCCGAGAAGATTACAATTCTGTACTGTCCGATGAGGAGAAAATCACTAAGGTTGTTAGATGGAGTTATATACTTACCAACAAagagcgattttgaaaattatcttacgatctaattttttttctctatggCTCTAGGAAAATGAAAAGTATGATCCAGAAGAcagcaagaaaaataaaaaatgcaaaaaacgaaaaatgaagatTGATGCGAGGAAGCAAAAAGAGCACAATAAACAAAAATGTGCGGATGGTGGAAAAGTAAGCATGCTAGTCGACAACATACTATTTAAGACCAAATACGAACACTTATGCATACAATTAAAATGGTTCTCACATCAGTTGTTTCAATTTCAGACCTCAGTATCTGAAGAAACTCTGTACAATGACTTTGAGATCAACGTTAAAAGGAAACGAAGTAGTCGTAGCAAAAAAGGTTCAAGTGGCAGAAAGAGTTCCTCCGCAGCTTCAAAAGTTTCAACTCTCGATATCAAACTAGATAAAAGAAGACGTGACAGTTCTGTACGTGATTTACATACCTATATCTCGTAGTATGAATTCCGAAAATTTTAACAATCTTTGTTGGTATAGGATGACGAAGGACATAGCGGTGACAGTGACACTGCCGGCGAACCTGATTCTGACGCTGAATTTGAACAAATGCTTCGAGAAGCCGAAAAAAATGAAGGCGGTGACAGAGACACTGCCAGCGAACGTGATTCTGACGCTGAATTTGAACAAATGCTTCAAGAAGCCGAAAAAGcgattgctgaaaaaaatgaagccgATATTACTGATAACAGCGAATTTCCAGCTCCTGTCAAACACAAAGCTAAAACTAAAAGTGGAggcaagaaagaaaaaaagataaCTCAAACTACGTCCAAATTTCCCAAAAGATGTGAGGATGGTTCCGAAGTGAGTGTACCTACTTGCCTACTTGGAAAATGTACCAATTCCTTCGTTTTCATTCTGTACTACCTATTAtatagtaccttacctacgtagaTATATTATTTGGTAttacaattacctacttaaatgaAAGTATACGGTTTTTCTCACATTAACACAAAATTGTTATTATTGTTTCATAGAACAAGCCTCggaaaaacaaaaagaacaagctccagaagaagaaaaatgaacaaCTGGATGACGAATCGGTATGTACTTACGTAAATGATTCAGTTCTTTTGGAACCAATATAAGTGAAGAGAATCTTTTTATTTTCCGAACAAGCTGTATCTCTTACTttacatatgttttttttttctcagtttcgaATGCCAAACAACAATGAATTGCCAAACGTGAAGAAAAGACTGAGGGCTCTCACAAATCGAATCAACAAACAGAGCAGGGAAATTCAAAGGCAAGGCGATcaaataaatcaacaaaaaaaacatatttcgaaGTTACGACGTCAAGTAGCCAGGTTTCAATTAgcagaaattgcaaaatcacTTCATCAGTTACTATTTTGCAACGAAGATCCCCGTGCTAAAACTTTTTTTAGCACATTTCAATATGATGAAGATGAGACTCGTAATTTTATCGATGAGGTAATAAATTCAGCGATGTTTGGTGAGTAGCTTACCCACACGGATACATTACATACTTACCCAAAGTATATGTAATCAAAATTCCTGAGAGTTCGAAAGTCGATAAAATTATAGAAAGATGAGGTCTTGAGAAAACTACTCAACTTACAACTCCATTAGGGTTTTTGTCTGTTTCAGAcagagtgagattttttttcaagtttaaatcattgtacatacataattcACTGCATCTCATTATTAGGTAgcttatttattattttgaattaaataatttgagtaaaattggttattatttgttttttttttcacctttcatATTATTGTTCCGAAATggtcctcaatttttttcaaattgaaacggTTCTGGTGGTTCCTTTATTTTTCCCCTTGGATGACATCCAAAGCAAATCtttttcgctcaaaaaaatgtcaaaggtTAGATGCATTCATACTCattgtttttccaaatttgatgttaatttttccaataagtaggtacctactcattttagcAGCAAAGTGGCACAAATCAgttaaatttatttgaaaaaaaagtcaaataatcacaacgaataataaaaacgcaaatgaaaaatatatattttaatcgtaaaactgaaaaatgctaCACAGCATATAAATACAATTTTACCGTTTTACAAATTACATGTTAATCGAAGTATTTGTATGACtagtttttaaaagtaatacGTAGCAGGTACCATAGTATAGTATATTCGATGTAAACTTACAATACTTTTGAAATGCCGAATTCCACACGCGAATCATGCATACCGGTTTGTAGCGCTAAGCTGTTACATATTACCGTTCTACGActaaacaaaatgtaaaaaaatccaaaaaaaagagTATACTTTTCAAAAGGACAATCATTTTTCTTCCATAAGAAAAGGGTGGTAGGCTACACAATCATATCGAAACTACAACATTCGGACCCAAAAGATcgttttacgaaaaaaaaacacacgaacaaaaataattgcagatgaaaaatgagcaaaatagCCTTTAACGGAACGTAATTCGTATCATTGGAGTAATTTTTGGGCGAGAGGAAGGGAGGGGAATGAGGaaccaaaaacttttttaaaggaAATAATAAACACATACGCACAACCACTTTTcctctttaaaaataaaaattccaaaaaaaattcttcgtaaaATTCACCAATCCTCCTCATTTTCCTCAAACGAAaagagggatttttttttgaaagattgcaattttaaaaacaatcacgtaactgatttaattttttaaaacaataatcGAACAATTATCAATATAAATTTCGAGTGACATCAAATTCTAATGAAAATATGTGTAAACTCGGGAgtattttttggatcaaaggggggggggggaggaaatgAATTATTCCAAGGaccaaaaataggtatattttcgaattacgaataaaattccgcatcgtagaaaaaaaaacaataagaaatCTGTCCATTTTAATTTCCAATTAGGTACTTAGCCATCTTACCCACTTTTCAAAACAACCCTTCCGCGTACTATATTTTTCTCTGATCCGTAAGAATTTACAATGAGATCAAAATTCATTCGgttgaaaatttcggaaaaagcGCAACctattagaaaataaaaattcaatgacACTGTAAGTAAGTATTACATAAATGCATAGACAACGAATTCAAAATAACCCATTATACCGCGTCATACAATATGAACAcacaatatacgagtaaatacgtaataaaataattatcaatacGTCGTACGATAccaaaatataacaaaatattCGAATATATTGCGTGTGTTTCGTAAACTATAGGTATATACGAATACGTAACGTACTATAcggtaaaatattaaaaaattaatttgaattcgtctataaaataataatcgtaCATTAACGTCGCGCAATCGAGCGACTTATTTTGAGGGGAAATTTCGGTAACATTGATAAAATCTTGAAAGCACCACGTTTACACACGAGCAACAAACCATATTCGAGTGCGGTCTGTTGCTAGCACTCTTAAATTTTATAATAGCGTTCGGTAAATggccatttcatttttttttttttcagtacaaaATCAGAACGTCGCGTCGTGATGCGtatgaaaaatatatacaaaaaaagtagagtaagagaaaaaaaaacgagagaagaaagtaatcgtaaaaaaaagagaaaaaaatcgtcgagAACTTAATCAATTCTCACAACCATAATAATAAACAAACAACTGCGTAAAATCAACCTCACTTcgaaatatacgagtaattaaatCGATAAATAAAATGGAATATTAAAATTACACATACACACGCTcacatacgaaaaaaaaaagaaaaaaaatagaggtaagaaagtagaaaaaaatacacatctagtgatttaaaaataataggAAGTAAAGAAGCACGCGATGTAATAGGAAAATCCGATGATAGATGCGAAGataaattttttcgtcaatatCACAATTTACGAATGGCTGGTTGAGGCCATATTATCCAACGAAACCGTTCTTCTTAAAGGTAAAACtttattttcgcaatttttattcaacgttttttgcgattttccaAATACATTGGTAGCGTTTCTTCCAGCATCTGAAACATAAATTGCAATTACCATTTTTTAGTATTAAGCTGTATGCAGTGTCAtcgtttttctttctctctcgaGCCACGTCGCGTCGTCGAGATCTGATAAACAGTTCGCTATAGAGCTATTTTATCGAGATTCGAGACGCAGAAAATgatttcgagaagaaaaaaaacaacaagtgAAAATTATTAACTTTGTACATAGAGAGTATCGATGTCTTAACCTATTTtcttgttgtgttttttttttcaacgttttttttttttttttttttttgtcgaacaACAATGTCGTCAAATATGAAACATCATCAATTTTCTAGGAACTCGAATaacgaaatgaataaaatacatagatacgaataaaaactgaaacagaaataCTGCTGTAGGGTTTATCTTACTGTGTTTTTTTCCACtgtcattttgaacttttttttcaagtgaatttcTCCAAGAATACCAGGCTATTGGACTGTACCAAGCTACTGGATTGGGGagcattttttggttttgctcattttctagactttagacACCTgtagtttcttcccatgaatagatagaggaGCTTGTAGGTAGCGCGCTGTGTTTGCCTTGACAGAGCTAGAGCTACAAAATGGTACTAATCCCCGTATATAAATCCCCCATGTCACCCATGGCAGGctaaaaagagagagagagtagGTCTAGCCCGGCAGGGCTTgcaaactgaaaccaaaactgaaacccccaaaaaccaattaaaattgctcaaaaccgaaaccaaaactgtaaccaggagcgttattctcccacaactaaaaccaaaaccaagaCCAGGAGcgtttatttctcaaattcaaaaccaaaaccaagagcgtaaccaattgaaaactgaattggttttggttttggaatttttcaggtaattagcctaattaatattgcatttttggtaaaaaataaagtaaaactgatgctaaaggtgaaaaggcctgaaaaataaaaaagttgacaattttggcacttACATAGTATTTGAAGAAGTAGGTaatcactttcttggccttcttccctctaaaaaatggagaaaaaaggaaaaaacccaAGCCAAAACCAATTCCTTTAAAATCAAACCGTTTCAGCAAAACCGGAACAAgagataatatttcaaaaaacctaaaccaaaaccaaaacctttatacttttttgaaaaacagaaaaccgaaaccaaaaccaagagtgatatctatccggttttcaagccctggGTCTAGGTATGAGAGAGAATGAGAAAACAATTACCAAGTTTAACACAGTTCCACGCCTCTGACTTTGTATGCTCCGCattaggcaacttattcaacacaaatttctgttttcagttcgcgattttttttatatgcaTTCTGAGGTTATTTTTTGGTGGATTCTGGCACAGTTTATGGGCCAAAAGTGCCAAAATGGGCCAGGATAAGCCTTTTACATCTACTAAGGCATAGTCTGAAATCCttacaaccaaaatttcagctgccttaattgattttttaattattaatgaatttttgaacatttaaaattgaccacttttggCGATTAATGCTTTTTTATTTGGGTCATTGAAAAGTCTCCAAGACGGTTTTccattttccagaattttaaaattcctccAAAAGACGCGGAAATCACTTTGAACagttaaaaattgagttgtggcttattctcgatctATTCAAAAGGTTTATCTTAATTTGAGCCGGTTTCCAGGCGGACATCTCGCGAGTATTTCTGTTTATTCATACCAGCATTCTCCAGTACTCGAGAAATCAGctggaaatcggctcaaatgaaaaatgaactcgtcAAGCTATGTTGAGAATAAACCATAACCCGATTCTTAGCCAATCAAATTAGTTTTCACgctttttgaatgaatttaaaaattttggaaaatcgaaaatcacgctagaggttccaaaatggctcgaattagagaaattcggattcgggGGATTGGTTTCAGACAAGATACAGCCATTCGtgcaaacattaaaaattttcttaatgtaagagcagaaaatttttgattaactgAAATATgctgttcaaaaaaatgcagtttagGTGTTTGCCTAGAGATTGGCTCAAATAAAGATAACCCCTGATTAAGAATAAGCCACGACTTGccagcccaaattgatttcaacGACTTTTGGGTAAACtttaaaatttcggaaaaatcgaaaatcgtgctggaggctccagaatgatcgaAAACAGTGAAAAGAAGCTGACatagcataaatcaccaaaaattgttcatttcacattttcaaaaattcaccaaaaattgaaaatttaatttgggaagctgaaattttagttatggGGCTTTCAGGTTATActcatctttttgaaaatcgcgaTCCCATTCAAATCAGAGGCGGACATCTCGAGAGGTCCCTTGTCAGGAAATGTTATATTATTTCGACCATAGTCAAGCTAACAGAACACTAATTTGAAGCTCATTTTCAACTTGGATGAAAATCGTGTATTTTTAGGAGcccttattcaaaaaaaataaaaatctcgaaaaatgcAAATATGCAACTGCAACTCTGGAAGTTTTCTACTTTAAGCCACATTCTAACAATCATCGTGTGTCTGTGACTAATTTCTGACAGATAGGTATGAGAggaaaattatgtacttttagGGCCCAAATTATCACAGAAAAA
This region of Planococcus citri chromosome 5, ihPlaCitr1.1, whole genome shotgun sequence genomic DNA includes:
- the LOC135848776 gene encoding uncharacterized protein DDB_G0283697-like isoform X2; its protein translation is MFSDDGTPDDLADVPDESNSREDYNSVLSDEEKITKENEKYDPEDSKKNKKCKKRKMKIDARKQKEHNKQKCADGGKTSVSEETLYNDFEINVKRKRSSRSKKGSSGRKSSSAASKVSTLDIKLDKRRRDSSDDEGHSGDSDTAGEPDSDAEFEQMLREAEKNEGGDRDTASERDSDAEFEQMLQEAEKAIAEKNEADITDNSEFPAPVKHKAKTKSGGKKEKKITQTTSKFPKRCEDGSENKPRKNKKNKLQKKKNEQLDDESFRMPNNNELPNVKKRLRALTNRINKQSREIQRQGDQINQQKKHISKLRRQVARFQLAEIAKSLHQLLFCNEDPRAKTFFSTFQYDEDETRNFIDEVINSAMFGE
- the LOC135848776 gene encoding uncharacterized protein DDB_G0283697-like isoform X1; amino-acid sequence: MFSDDGTPDDLADVPDESNSREDYNSVLSDEEKITKENEKYDPEDSKKNKKCKKRKMKIDARKQKEHNKQKCADGGKLFQFQTSVSEETLYNDFEINVKRKRSSRSKKGSSGRKSSSAASKVSTLDIKLDKRRRDSSDDEGHSGDSDTAGEPDSDAEFEQMLREAEKNEGGDRDTASERDSDAEFEQMLQEAEKAIAEKNEADITDNSEFPAPVKHKAKTKSGGKKEKKITQTTSKFPKRCEDGSENKPRKNKKNKLQKKKNEQLDDESFRMPNNNELPNVKKRLRALTNRINKQSREIQRQGDQINQQKKHISKLRRQVARFQLAEIAKSLHQLLFCNEDPRAKTFFSTFQYDEDETRNFIDEVINSAMFGE